CTTTGGGAGTGGACCGGCCGGAGAAGGCGGACGCTGGCGCGGCCTATGTATTCAATTTGCCTGGAGGCGAGGACTTTAACGAGCGGGGTCCGGGTACGTGGAGCAACGAACCCTCGGGGTGTCGGAGCGAACGCTCAGGCTGTCCGCCATGCCGGAAATTCCGCATTCCCTGATCGATTTCCGACCGCCGATCCAAACGAGCGCAGCTAAGTGGTCCATTTCATAAATACGCTCACGTTCGCGGCAAGGGATTTTTCGGCCAGACGAGCGTTCGCAGCAAGTAAGTTGTTAGTTTCGGGCTGAATCCTTGCGAACAACCTTTAGCGTGTCGGGGATTCAGGGGCTGTTGGGAAGTTGTACCAGAGGGTCAATTTCACCTAAGTCCTTGGGCGGCCCTTGACACCATGAGTTGTTTCAATTATTCACAACCCATAATAATACTCTACTTCCTGGACCAAATTTCAGAGTATTATATCTGTCATGAAACTTGCCATTTCCAAAGAGCAACTCATTGTCGGTTTGCAAGCGGTGCAAAATGTCGTCAGCACTCGCACCACGTTGCCTATCCTCTCGAACGTGTTGTTGAACGCGGGTGATGACAGAGTGGAACTCACGGCAACCGATCTGGATGTTACGGTCTCGTGTTCAGTGGAAGCGAAGGTGGCTAAGCCCGGAGCCGTGACCTTGCCGGTCAAAAGGTTTTTTGGGATCGTTCGAGAGCTTGGCGCTTCAGAGTTGCAATTGGACGTGGATGACAAGCATTCCTGCGCTCTGGAATGCGGCGCGTCCTTCTTTCGCATCAATGGCATGGCGCCGGAGGAGTTCCCGCCCGTGCCCAATTTCAAAGAGACTCGCGCTGTGGTGCTCCCGCAAGAGAAGCTGCGCAGCATGTTGCGGAAAACCAGTTACGCCATTTCGACCGATGAAACGCGTTTTGTCCTCAACGGGATTTTCTTCAGCGTTAAAGAAAACAAAGTGACGATGGTGGCGACGGATGGCCGGCGTCTCGCCCTCGTGGATGAGGAAGCGGAAGGTCTGGAAGGCGTGAGTCTGGAGTTCATCGTCCCGACCAAGGCCGTCAATGAATTGAGCCGTTTGTTGCAAGGATCAGGCGACATCGAAGTCCGGCCTCGCGAGAATCAGGTGGCTTTCAATTTGCGCGGCGAGGGCGGCCTTGCCGTCGTGGTGATTTCGAAGTTGGTGGAGGGCAATTATCCGAATTACCGGCAAGTGATCCCTACGCAGGTCAAGGAAAGGGTACCCATTGTGCGCGAGGAACTCCTGCAGGCGTTGAAACGCGCCGAAATTATGACCAGCGAAAAGTCCAATTCGGTGAAGCTGACTTTCGCCAAGAATAGTCTCGCGATTATGGCGAATACGCCCGATGTCGGAGAAGCGCGCGAAAGTCTGGCCATCAATTACAAAGGAAAAGATATGGCGATCGCTTTCAATCCCGGCTACCTGATGGACCCATTGCGCGCGCTTGACAACGATGAGGTTTTTTTGGAGTTGATTGACGAGCTCAGCCCTGGCGTGCTCAAGATCAACGGGCCGTTTCTCTATGTGCTCATGCCCATGCGCATGAGTTGAGCGACGGATGGGGCGGAAACCTGCCCAAGACCCTTTGAACACCAACACCCCTTCCTCCGACGCGGAGTATATTTCGGCAAACAGCATGGCGTCGAATTCCAATATGCGCGTCGCGATCGCCGCAGGTCTGATCGTGCTCGCGGATCAGATCACCAAATACCTGGTGCAGCGCTACCTCCCGTACATGCAGGAATGGATTGTGATTGATGGATTCTTCAAATTGGTTCACTGGGGCAACACCGGGGCGGCCTGGAGCCTGTTCCGGGACTACAATGAGGTGTTAGCTATGGTGTCGGTGCTTGCGTTGGGCGTTCTTTTTCTGGGCCGGCGGCATTTTGACTCCGGGACGCCAGTCGGCCAAATCGCGCTGGGGCTGCTCTTTGGAGGAATCGTGGGCAACCTGATTGATCGGGTGCATGAAGACCGGCGGCATGTGATCGATTTCATTCGATTTTACGTGAACCAGCGCGGTGGCGGTGAAATCGGTTTCCCCGCGTTTAATGTCGCGGACAGCGCCATCTGTGTCGGCGTGGGACTGCTGTTTTTATTGTCTTGGAAGAATGGCCACGCGCAGAGTCCACCGAGGGAGGACGCCACCAGGCGGGCCTAGTGATGTGTCTCACAACATGCCAGGTCTGTTCTTGCGTGAGCACTTCGAGGAACGGATGGAGGAGACGAAGTCCATCACCAGCGAGACCTCATGCCAGCAGCGCCAGTGAGCTTGGAAGGCGTGATCTTGCTCGGTGGCCCGACGGCGACGGGCAAGTCGGCCGTCGCGAGCCTGCTCGCGGAGCGAGTCCAGGGAGAGATCATTTCCGCAGATTCAATGCAGGTTTTTCGCGGATTGGACATCGGCGCCGCCAAAGCGAGTTTGGACGAACGTTCCAGAGTGCCGCATCACCTGGTGGATGTCGTAGGTTTGACCGAGTCGTTTGACGCGGCGGCCTGGGTGAACCACGTCGAGGCAACTCTGGCCGGGATCAGAGGCCGAGGGAATACCGCGATCATTTGCGGTGGCACGGGATTATACTTCAAAGCGCTCCTCGAAGGCCTCGGCGAGTCGCCTGCTCCCGACACGACGCTGCGCCGGGAGTTGGAGAGGGTTCCCCTCGAAGAATTGCTGGACGAGCTGCGCCGGAAGGATCCGTCGATGTACGAGCGAATCGATAGAGAAAACCGCCGCCGCGTCGTCCGCGCCGTCGAGGTCATCCGCACGAGCGGGCGAGCGTATTCGACACAGCGAGCAGCCTGGACGACACGGAGCGGGGATGCGCACGCCTCAACCGCAAAACGCGAATCCACGCGACAGTTTTTTGGCCTCGAACGAGAGCGCGACGATCTCCGGCAGCGAATTAATCAGCGCGTCGAAACCATGTTTCGGAATGGACTGGTCCAGGAAACAAAGCGATTGATGGACCAGGGCTTGACCGAGAATCGAACGGCGATGCAAGCGATCGGCTACCGGCAGGTTGTCGAGCATCTCCGTGGCGAGCGATCCCTGGAAGAAACGGTGGCGCTCGTCAAGCAGCGCACCTGGCAGTTAGCCCGTCGGCAATGGACCTGGTTCCGGCGCCAACTGGATTTGGAATGGTTGATGATTCAGCCTGGCGAAACTCCGGAATCCGTGGTTGCCCGGTTGCTCGGTAAGCTGCGGCGCTGAGTTGCGCCGCGCGAACCATCCAGGTATAATCCCACTCACGATTTGAAAGCACTGATTTCGACCGCCACCCGGCGCACCGAGCGCGTGTTCCTGGTTGGCATGGAGTTAAAGGGACGCAGCCGCTGGGACATCGATGAATCCCTGAGCGAGTTGGCTGAGCTGACGAAAACCGCCGGCGGCGACGTCGTGGGCGAAGGCGTCCAGCGACTCGACACGCCCTTGGCGGCAACCTACATCGGCTCTGGCAAAGCCGAAGAGTTCTCCGCCAAATGCCGGCAGGAGGACGTGGACACGGTGATTTTCGACGACGACCTGTCGCCCGCGCAAAGCCGCAACCTGGAGAGGATTTTTGAGTGCAAGGTCCTCGACCGGACCGCATTGATCCTCGATATCTTCGCGCAACGCGCGCGCACCCGCGAAGGCAAGCTCCAGGTGGAGCTTGCGCAGTTGCAGCACTTGTTGCCCCGCCTGACACGCTACTGGACTCACCTTTCCCGGCAAAAAGGCGGCATCGGCATGCGCGGCGAAGGCGAAACGCAATTGGAGACCGACCGCCGCCGCGTTCAGGTGCGGATCGACAAAATCAGCGAAGCCCTGGAAACTGTGCGGCGGCAGCGCACCACGCAGCGACAAGGCCGGAAACGAAACCAATGGCCCCTGGCCTCCATCGTCGGCTACACCAACGCCGGAAAATCGACGCTCCTGAACCGGCTGACTCAGGCTTCGACTCTGGTCGAGGACAAACTTTTTTCCACGCTCGACCCGACGACGCGGCGCCTGCGGCTGCCGACCAATCAAAACGTTCTGCTTTCCGACACCGTGGGTTTTATTCGGAAGCTGCCGCATCGGCTCGTGGAAGCGTTCAAAGCCACGCTCGAGGAAGTCGTCCAGGCTGATCTGTTGCTGCACGTGGTCGATATCAGCCACCCGCACGCGGACGACCGGATCGCCGCCGTCAACACGGTCCTGGCCGAATTGGGCGCTCAGGACAAACCCACGCTGATTGTTTTCAACAAGATTGACCGGCTCACAACCGGCGCCGCGATGGACCTGTATCGCGATCGCTTCGCCAACGCCGTCGCCGTCTCGGCCGTGCAAGGCACCGGCCTGGAGGGGTTGCTGTGTGAGTTGGGCAGCCTTCTGCGCCCGGCGCGCCAGTTCGTTGAGTTGCGGGTGCCGCACGGCGCTTCAGACGTGATCGCGCGGCTGCACGCCGTCGGCCAGGTCTTGGAATGCCGGTACGGAAAAGCCAGCGCCAGCATCAAAGCGCGCATTCCGCCCTATCTCGAATCCGAATTCGCCCCGTTCCTTTCAAAGAACGGGCAAGGCGCGGGATGATTCCTTCAGTCCAGAAATCGACCCGCATGCCCATCAACGTCTCCATCGTCGAAGACAACGACCAGTTGCGGGGCACGCTGGCGCGCGTCATTGATCGCGCGGAAGGCTTCCAATGCCTCAGCCACTACTCGAATGCCGAAGCCGCGCTTGAGGCCCTGCCGAAAATGCGTCCCAACGTCGTGTTGATGGACATCAATTTGCCCGGAATGAACGGCGTGGAATGTGTTCGGCGCTTGAAGCAACTTGTTCCGGAGACGCAGGTTGTGATGCTGACCGTTTACGAGGATACGGAAAACATCTTCAACGCTCTCGCTGCCGGTGCCACGGGCTACCTGCTGAAACGCACGCCGCGCGATGAATTGCTGGCGGCGGTTCGGGATGTAGTCCAGGGCGGATCGCCCATGACCACTCACATCGCCCGCAAGGTCGTGCAATCCTTCCAACAGACCAGCGCTTCGGCTCAGCCGACCGAGAACCTTTCGGCGCGGGAACAGGAGGTTCTGGATTGCCTCAGTCAGGGCTTTCTTTATAAGGAAATCGCCGAGAAACTGGGCATAAGCTACGAAACGGTTCACACTTACATCCGGCGGATTTACGAGAAGCTCCAGGTCCGCACTCGAACCGAGGCCGTAGCCAAGTTCCTGAGACGCTAGTGATGTGTCTCACAAATGGCTGGAGAGCCCCCAGCCGATTGTCCCTTGTCCCCAGTACTGGTGACTGGCAGGCCTCTGGGCATAGGCTACTGTAGCTCCGTCAATGACGATGCAAAAATGCAGTTGTTCCGTGTGTGTAGCAATGGCGTAAGTCTGCGGCGCCGCATCGGCTGACGGCTCTTGGTAGCCAGCGCAGCTCCGAGGCAAAATCACTAAGCGCTTTGTTCTCATTGCAGGAAGGCCGGGTGAAAGCCCGGCCTTCTTGTTTTTTTGGCGAGTAGCAAGACTAAGTGATCCGAGATCGAACAACCCGACTTCCTGCGGACCGCGGTATTCGCAAATCAGTTCGAAGTTTCCCGCGGTTTCCGTCGTGAATTCATGACGCACCGGACTCCAGGTCTGGCGGTTGAAATCCCTTCACTGGACCGTTCTCCGGAAATGCGGAGCAAGACCCCTGTCCCGGCAAGGTTCGGCGGAAGTCCGGACACTTTCGCCAGGCCCGTGAGTTCGTAGCGTCCGGGCGGCAACGTGACCGTCTTGCGCCAGGCGCCGCTGCCCTGTCTCAGTAGCCAAACGCGGAGAGATAATTCGCAGTTCGCAGGTAGATGTTCCCGTCCACAATCGCCGGCGTGGCCATAATTTGTTCCTCCAGATCATTTCGTGCCAGCACGTGGAACGTGTCGCCCGCTTTGACGACGGTCACCACGCCCTGTTGCGACGCATAATAGATTTTGCCATCCGCCGCGACGGGTGACGCATAATAGTCGCCGAGCGCGCCCAGTCGTTCTTCCTGATAGAGCACCCGCCCCGTCCTCGCTTCGTAGCACGATGCCATGCCGCCGTTCTTGATCACATAGACGCGGCCTTCATAAAAGAGCGGCGAGGGCACATACGGGAGACCGCGCGTTTGTTTCCATGCCAGATGTGATTCCGTGATGTCGCCGCGCCCGCCGGGCCGAACCGCGAACACCGCATTCTCGGCTTTCGCGAAGATCTCTTCCGAAATGCGCCATTCGTTGTCCGTCACGAAGGAAGAATTCCCCGCCGGCCCGATTCGGGATCGGTTTACGCGACGAGTGCCCCGTTGGCAGCGCGACTCTCCAGAGCTGATGGGTCCCAGGCCCGAACTGCGCCGGCGCTTTTCCTTCGGCGGCGACGCCGTGGCCGTTTGGTCCGCGGAACT
This window of the Verrucomicrobiota bacterium genome carries:
- a CDS encoding response regulator transcription factor encodes the protein MPINVSIVEDNDQLRGTLARVIDRAEGFQCLSHYSNAEAALEALPKMRPNVVLMDINLPGMNGVECVRRLKQLVPETQVVMLTVYEDTENIFNALAAGATGYLLKRTPRDELLAAVRDVVQGGSPMTTHIARKVVQSFQQTSASAQPTENLSAREQEVLDCLSQGFLYKEIAEKLGISYETVHTYIRRIYEKLQVRTRTEAVAKFLRR
- the dnaN gene encoding DNA polymerase III subunit beta, with protein sequence MKLAISKEQLIVGLQAVQNVVSTRTTLPILSNVLLNAGDDRVELTATDLDVTVSCSVEAKVAKPGAVTLPVKRFFGIVRELGASELQLDVDDKHSCALECGASFFRINGMAPEEFPPVPNFKETRAVVLPQEKLRSMLRKTSYAISTDETRFVLNGIFFSVKENKVTMVATDGRRLALVDEEAEGLEGVSLEFIVPTKAVNELSRLLQGSGDIEVRPRENQVAFNLRGEGGLAVVVISKLVEGNYPNYRQVIPTQVKERVPIVREELLQALKRAEIMTSEKSNSVKLTFAKNSLAIMANTPDVGEARESLAINYKGKDMAIAFNPGYLMDPLRALDNDEVFLELIDELSPGVLKINGPFLYVLMPMRMS
- the miaA gene encoding tRNA (adenosine(37)-N6)-dimethylallyltransferase MiaA: MPAAPVSLEGVILLGGPTATGKSAVASLLAERVQGEIISADSMQVFRGLDIGAAKASLDERSRVPHHLVDVVGLTESFDAAAWVNHVEATLAGIRGRGNTAIICGGTGLYFKALLEGLGESPAPDTTLRRELERVPLEELLDELRRKDPSMYERIDRENRRRVVRAVEVIRTSGRAYSTQRAAWTTRSGDAHASTAKRESTRQFFGLERERDDLRQRINQRVETMFRNGLVQETKRLMDQGLTENRTAMQAIGYRQVVEHLRGERSLEETVALVKQRTWQLARRQWTWFRRQLDLEWLMIQPGETPESVVARLLGKLRR
- the lspA gene encoding signal peptidase II yields the protein MASNSNMRVAIAAGLIVLADQITKYLVQRYLPYMQEWIVIDGFFKLVHWGNTGAAWSLFRDYNEVLAMVSVLALGVLFLGRRHFDSGTPVGQIALGLLFGGIVGNLIDRVHEDRRHVIDFIRFYVNQRGGGEIGFPAFNVADSAICVGVGLLFLLSWKNGHAQSPPREDATRRA
- the hflX gene encoding GTPase HflX; its protein translation is MFLVGMELKGRSRWDIDESLSELAELTKTAGGDVVGEGVQRLDTPLAATYIGSGKAEEFSAKCRQEDVDTVIFDDDLSPAQSRNLERIFECKVLDRTALILDIFAQRARTREGKLQVELAQLQHLLPRLTRYWTHLSRQKGGIGMRGEGETQLETDRRRVQVRIDKISEALETVRRQRTTQRQGRKRNQWPLASIVGYTNAGKSTLLNRLTQASTLVEDKLFSTLDPTTRRLRLPTNQNVLLSDTVGFIRKLPHRLVEAFKATLEEVVQADLLLHVVDISHPHADDRIAAVNTVLAELGAQDKPTLIVFNKIDRLTTGAAMDLYRDRFANAVAVSAVQGTGLEGLLCELGSLLRPARQFVELRVPHGASDVIARLHAVGQVLECRYGKASASIKARIPPYLESEFAPFLSKNGQGAG